The following is a genomic window from Candidatus Hydrogenedens sp..
TAGGAAAAGTTATTGTTGGGCAACAATATATGATAAGTCGCATGTTAGTTGGACTTTTAGCCAATGGGCATGTTCTTTTGGAAGGTGTTCCCGGGCTTGCAAAAACCACTGCGGTAAATACTCTTGCCAAAACTTTAGACTGTTCCTTTCATCGTATACAGTTTACCCCGGATTTATTACCTGCAGATTTGATAGGGACATTAGTATACAATCCCAAAACAGGTGAATTTACCACCAAAAAAGGGCCTGTGTTTGGCAATATTATTTTAGCGGATGAAATTAATCGTGCTCCAGCGAAAGTGCAAAGTGCTTTATTAGAAGCAATGCAAGAGCGACAGGTTACTATTGGTGATAACACCTATAAATTAGAAGAGCCTTTTATGGTTCTTGCTACACAAAATCCTATTGAACAGGAAGGTACCTATCCTTTGCCCGAAGCACAGGTTGACCGATTTATGCTTAAACTAAAAGTTACCTATCCCAATAGAAATGAAGAAAAAACCATTCTTGAAAGAATTGATTTACTCCATCAGCCAAGTGTATCAACAATACTTTCAAAACAACAGGTTTTGGAGATGAGAGAAGTAGTTAATCAAATCTATGTAGATGACAAAATTAAAAACTATATAGTTGATATTGTTCAGACAACAAGAAATCCAGAATTATTTGGGTTGAAAGTAAACCATCTTATCGAATATGGAGCCTCTCCGCGCGCTTCCTTATATTTGCAACAAACAGCAAGAGCATGGGCATTTTTACAGGGAGAAGGAAATGTCTTCCCACACGATATAAAAACTATAGCCCCCGATATATTACGCCATCGTATTAAAGTTTCTTATGAAGCAGAGGCCGAAAATATTACAAGTGAAGATATTATTCAAAAAATACTTGACCATGTTCCTGTCCCGTAAAAAGGTGTATGGATAGTATGTTAACTGCAGAAATGTTAGCCAAAGTCCGAAGAATTCAAATTCGGACTACGAAGTTAGTAAACGATATTCTTGCAGGAAGATATGAAAGCGTCTTCCGTGGGCAGGGAGTTGAATTTAAAGAAGTGCGGGAATATGTTCCCGGTGATGATGTCCGTAATATTGATTGGAATGTTACCGCCCGAACAGGTAGCCCCCATGTAAAGGTGCTAACAGAAGAGCGAGAACTTACCATTATGCTTGTCGTGGATGCAAGTGGTTCACAAAAATTCGGTTCTGTCTCTCAATTTAAATTAGAACTATCAGCGGAGGTATGTGCTGTCCTTGCTTTTTCTGCTATTCAAAATAATGATAGGGTAGGTCTTATTGTATTTACCAATGAAGTAGAATTATTTTTACCTCCAAGGAAAGGAAGAAAACATGGATTAAGGGTTATTCGTGAGGTTTTATATCATGAACCCAAAAATAAAGGGACGAATATAAATAAATCTCTGGAATTTTTATCACAAATATTAAAGCGTAGGTCTGTAATATTTATTTTATCCGATTTTAATGACGAGCATTATGAAAAAACGCTAAAAGTCCTTACTCGTAGACATGATGTTATCGCTTGTATGATTACAGACCCAAGAGAATTATCTTTGCCCAATATAGGTCTTATTACAGTTACAGATGCCGAAAGTGGAAAAGAAATAATTATTGATACAAGCAATGCGAAATTCCGTGAGAAATATGAGGTTAAAGCCAAAATGGAATATGAAAGGAAAAAGAAACTTTTACTCCAATCTGGTGCGGAGTTTTTAGATATTCGCACAGATAAACCTTATATAGATGAGTTGTATCGTTTTTTCCGTGCTCGTGAGCGGAAATCAAATCGTTAAAGAAGGATTTAGGAAACAAAAGATATATCGTTACTATGACAGTTTTGAATGTTTTTATCAATATATGTTTTTTTGCGGTATCCGTTGGGGATATAGGTGTAGAACTTTATAATCCACATATCCCCTGGTTCCGTTCTTCGGAATATATTATTCAAAATTATTCAATAGAAAATAAGAATTGCCCTGAATGGAAAAATTTGTCTGAAGATATAGAAATTACAGAAAAACCGATAATAGGTAGTGAAAATCAAGGATGTGTTAAAAAGGTTATTATGGATCCCTTAAAAGCAGGAAAATATTTAATACCTCCGGCTGTAGTAAAAGATAAAGAGGGGAAGGAATGGAAAACATCTGCATTTGTTCTGGAA
Proteins encoded in this region:
- a CDS encoding MoxR family ATPase, coding for GKVIVGQQYMISRMLVGLLANGHVLLEGVPGLAKTTAVNTLAKTLDCSFHRIQFTPDLLPADLIGTLVYNPKTGEFTTKKGPVFGNIILADEINRAPAKVQSALLEAMQERQVTIGDNTYKLEEPFMVLATQNPIEQEGTYPLPEAQVDRFMLKLKVTYPNRNEEKTILERIDLLHQPSVSTILSKQQVLEMREVVNQIYVDDKIKNYIVDIVQTTRNPELFGLKVNHLIEYGASPRASLYLQQTARAWAFLQGEGNVFPHDIKTIAPDILRHRIKVSYEAEAENITSEDIIQKILDHVPVP
- a CDS encoding DUF58 domain-containing protein, which produces MDSMLTAEMLAKVRRIQIRTTKLVNDILAGRYESVFRGQGVEFKEVREYVPGDDVRNIDWNVTARTGSPHVKVLTEERELTIMLVVDASGSQKFGSVSQFKLELSAEVCAVLAFSAIQNNDRVGLIVFTNEVELFLPPRKGRKHGLRVIREVLYHEPKNKGTNINKSLEFLSQILKRRSVIFILSDFNDEHYEKTLKVLTRRHDVIACMITDPRELSLPNIGLITVTDAESGKEIIIDTSNAKFREKYEVKAKMEYERKKKLLLQSGAEFLDIRTDKPYIDELYRFFRARERKSNR